One Mustela nigripes isolate SB6536 chromosome 5, MUSNIG.SB6536, whole genome shotgun sequence DNA segment encodes these proteins:
- the FAM50B gene encoding protein FAM50B: protein MAQYKGTMREAGRAMHLIKKREKQKEQMEVLKQRIAEETIIKSKVDKKFSAHYDAVEAELKSSTVGLVTLNDMKAKQEALLKEREMQLAKREQLEARRLQLEALREKERKQEQKRKVCSLSFTPDEGDEGDEDATAGEQPGSAAGSKRRKNLGKNPDVDTSFLPDRDREEEENRLREQLRQEWEARREKVKREEMEVTFSYWDGSGHRRTVRIHKGGTVQQFLKKALQGLRKDFRELRSAGVEQLMYIKEDLILPHYHTFYDFIVTKARGKSGPLFSFDVHDDVRLLSDATMEKDESHAGKVVLRSWYEKNKHIFPASRWEPYDPEKKWDKYTIR from the coding sequence ATGGCTCAGTACAAGGGCACGATGCGCGAGGCCGGCCGGGCCATGCACCTGATCAAGAAGCGGGAAAAGCAGAAGGAGCAGATGGAGGTGCTGAAGCAGCGGATCGCCGAGGAGACCATCATCAAGTCGAAGGTGGACAAGAAATTCTCGGCTCATTACGACGCCGTGGAGGCCGAGCTCAAGTCGAGCACGGTGGGCCTGGTGACCCTGAACGACATGAAGGCCAAGCAGGAGGCCCTGCTGAAGGAGCGGGAGATGCAGCTGGCCAAGAGGGAGCAGCTGGAGGCGCGGCGGCTGCAGCTGGAGGCGCTGCGGGAGAAGGAGCGCAAGCAGGAGCAGAAGCGCAAGGTCTGCAGCCTGTCCTTCACGCCGGACGAGGGCGACGAGGGCGACGAGGACGCGACGGCTGGGGAGCAGCCCGGGTCCGCGGCGGGGAGCAAGCGGCGGAAGAACCTGGGGAAGAATCCCGACGTGGACACGAGCTTCCTGCCGGACCGCGACCGCGAGGAGGAGGAGAACCGGCTGCGCGAGCAGCTGCGGCAGGAGTGGGAGGCGCGGCGCGAGAAGGTGAAGCGCGAGGAGATGGAGGTCACGTTCAGCTACTGGGACGGCTCGGGCCACCGGCGCACGGTGCGGATCCACAAGGGCGGCACGGTGCAGCAGTTCCTGAAGAAGGCGCTGCAGGGGCTGCGCAAGGACTTCCGCGAGCTGCGCTCGGCCGGCGTGGAACAGCTCATGTACATCAAGGAGGACCTGATCCTGCCCCACTACCACACCTTCTACGACTTCATCGTCACCAAGGCCCGGGGCAAGAGCGGGCCGCTCTTCAGCTTCGACGTGCACGACGACGTGCGGCTGCTGAGCGACGCCACCATGGAGAAGGACGAGTCGCACGCGGGCAAGGTGGTGCTGCGCAGCTGGTACGAGAAGAACAAGCACATCTTCCCTGCCAGCCGCTGGGAGCCCTACGACCCCGAGAAGAAGTGGGACAAGTACACGATCCGATGA